The genomic window caggcataacttgcccttggtgaatccaggctgactgttccttcttctccaagtgcttagaatattcattaatttatatatattaatTGATATATTGCTATATATCTGCTGCCAGGAAAGTGGAATTCAACCTGTGTATGTTCAACAGGCACTAAAACCAGAAATAAAACAACTTCTTTTCTGATTGGTCTTTTCTCTGAAGTCTGATTTAGAAGTCAAACAGATGCTGTAGAGACTCCAAAGTTCTTCAGAGCAAATCAAAGCACATGCAGGTGACAAACAGTCCCTCCTGTCATAGCAGTCTGCCTCCAAAGATTTTCTCTTCACTGTCAAGCAGCTATTAATCCTTGGAGCTCTTCTTTAAGTGGTTGTGTACCTGGTTCCCGGGTTCTCTTAGTGTATCGCTGTTGTTGAGTACAGTTACAGTAGGTGTTATTGCCCCCTAGTGGCTATTTAGCTTTCTAAATGCATCTGAGCTAACAAGTGAGAATTTTAAAGGTACAACAGAGGATGTCTTTCTGGTTTCTGTAGTTGTAAGGGACACCACACAAAATTGGACCCACGTACTTTTATGTTACTTTACCCAACAGCACAAAGTGCACTAGCATTTCAGAAACCTAGAATGAGGCCTTACACTTATACTCCCCCAGCAAACATGCCAACAGATGAGTGGAGAAGGAAGCAACAAGAAAATCATTTTTGTCCTTCACTAATTTTCCTACTTTCTGTTACCGCTTGGCTTATTTGACTTATTGCCATTGAACTCTCATCTACATGCCTCATTATagttttcattttggtttttgtACTCTCTTTTATTAACCATCTTCACTCTTCCCTACATGTCCCCCAGCTTCTCACATTCACTCCTGCCTCACTCTAGCATTTCCtgtaattatttaattattttctataTTCAGTACCTGCTCACTTGCTGATCCTTTGCCTTACTCTTTCCTAGTTCAGTCACCTTCTCAGACATCTGCTGCTAACAGCTAACAGTGAACTCTTTCTCTCTACAGAACTTAAGTTAATTAAATTTGGTGCTAATAACATTGGGTATAGTGAAGGGGATTCCTGATGCTGCTCCCATGGTCCCTTATCTCCTGGGAAACTGTAGATTGTAATAGGCTATTTTAGGAGGGTACTGGTAGAGCTTTTACCTTGAGTAATCCAAAGAAGTATCTGATACAGGCCTAGTTTATTCCATCATCTAGAGATGCTGTAACAGGAAGCTTGGTGCTCCATCTACTttaaggcaggcaggctccggctGAGGCAGATGCAGAAGGAAAACCATTATGGACCATGCCTGAGAAGGAACCTGTAGGTGTGGCCAGGTCTGATTgtggagtcatctgacccaggGGAGGGCTGGGTTTAGATCGGATATATGCCCAGGCCCTGAGCTGAGCCAGCAGTAAGATCCTGGAGGCTTCTGAGGCAACATCTCCTAAGCAGGATGCCTATAGCTCCTCAGTGCCAGCACAAAGAGAACAGAACTTCCTGCAGCAATCTGGAGGTTTGGGAAGAGactatggggaggaggaggtcatCCTTGGGGGTCTAGTAAGGGGGTccaagagcccagagaggggctgggagtgagccCAGAGAGGGATTGAGTAATGGATTTGAAGGGTCCACAAGCCTGGAGAGGGGCTTAGTGTGGCACCAGGGGCTCCAAGAGCCCAGAGAGAGACTGAGTAAGGGACCAGAGGGTCCAAGAGTCCAAAGGGGCTGAGTGTGTGACCTGAGGGTCCGATAGTGTGGAGTGAGGCTGAGAGCATAGAGAGAGAACATGAGAGAGTGATGACACCTGCAAAGCTtgaggcatggtgtagggatggacTGGAGCCACACAAGTAGCCCATAAGGCAATGACCATAGACACTTGGTGGTCATTAGAATGAGAGCAGATTGGTGAAGCCCTGGGGCAGTCTCCCTTATATAAACCAaatatatcaaggcatggcaggaaaatgaATGGATGACTGCCCACAGAGACCAGAGTGGGTAGGACTGAAGGACTCCAAGGGCtttacagccacccctggagatgACCCTGTTACAGATGCCACTAGAGTTCTTGCTTTCCAAGATAAGGGCTGGACTCTTTTTGAAGACATCTATATGGCCCAGTGCAGTAGCATACAGTGATATCTGACCTAATCTGAATGAGCTAACTTAAGTACCAGAAGCAGTCCAGCCTTATTAGCATGACACTCCACCTGCGCTGACATACTCTGGTCTTcagcacagttaattagtttGGGGAGAGTACTGGATTAATGCATTTATACTGCTTCTGTTACCCAACCTACCTCTGGATAGCACTGCATGGCAGTCATAGGTCTGCCTGTTGGACAAGCATAGTAAAGTCTCAGACCAGTTGCTGTAACATCAGGTTGTCTATACTGCAACAGCAGCATGGGAAGGACTAGGCCAAGGTCCTGGACCTTAGGCATGCCCCAGATGCAGAAGCTTTCCAGTTCCAGCTCTGGGTTCATCCTCAGAATCTGTCTCAAGCCTTCAGTCTCCAGCAGGCTTTGAGACAAGCCTGGTGCAGCCTCACTGACAGATTTCCAGGTCTGGAGCATGTTAGCAGGCTCAGCTACACAGGGACTGGATGGCACATGCTCAGCCATGCCCACTGCAATATGACAGACATACCTAACATGACCATAGACTGTGGCACAAAATCATGCCTTCTGGAGTCAAAAATGCCTTAACCACTCTGCCACCAAAGCACCAGTTGTGCCACACACATAAATCATCATACATTACTCATAAGGGCTGATGGTGGGACTCCTCCAGTGTGTGGTTCTGCAAATCTCTGTGGTAATTATGGGCACACATTAGACGGGATCAGAAATACAACTCCTTTTGGCTCCTGGAGGGGTATATATTAGGCCTGAATTTGGCTTAAGTGGATCTATTCAAGCCTTTTGGTGGAATGTGCCCCCAAGAATGAAAACTCTTAAGAAATTGTCAAAACTCACAAGTTTTCTGAGGATTGAGTGCTGCTCTTGTATAAATGTTCTAAAGAGGATGTCTCTTGCCATATTATATCATTTGGGGTTGAGTGAAAGCTGGTGAGTGTAACAGCTGTTTTTAATTTTGGGCAAGCTGAAAATTTAAATGGAGATCCTTCTTAGAACCAGATGGCTGAAGGAACAGGTGCACTACCCAGAATACAGGCACATAAAAATGCTTGAGTAGAAAATGAACCGGGTGACCCTAGAAGTTTCCCTAAGAACTGGTCAGCCAACACAGAAAAAGCAGGAAGCCAAAGTCAGAACCACAAACAATACAGAGTGTTGCCCAAGACTAGCTAAAAGAAGCTGGTAGCCAAAGAAACTATTTCCAATCTAATTCCTATTATATTCATGGTTTCCTGGTCTTTTGTCTGCATGGAAGGCAAGACAGTGACACCTTACACACTAATAATTCAGTGAGGAATAAgctttcatatattcatagatgttagggtcagaagggacctaaatagatcattgagtccgaccctctgcataggcaggaaagtgtgctgggttcagatgagcccagccagatgcctatctaacctcctcttgaagacccccagggtagggagagcaccacctcccttgggagcccattccagattttggccactctaactgaagaagttcttcctaatgtccagtctaaatctactctctgctagcttatggtcattatttcttgtgacccctcagggatgccttggtgagtagagcctcaccaattcccttctgcacccccatgatgaatttatgggtagccacaaggtcgcttctcaaccttctcttgtggaggctgaagaggtccaggtgccctaatcTCTCCtgatagggcttggcctgcaagcccttaaccatacgagtggcccttctctggaccctctccaggttatccacatccctcttgaagtgcggtgcccaaaactggacgcagtactccaactgcagtctgaccagcgcccgatagaggggaagtatcacctccttggctctgttcgtcatgcatctgctgatgcacgataaagtgcagttagctttgctgataacttcgtcacactgatgattcatgttcatcttggagtccactaggactctgagatccctttctgcttccatgctgccaagcaggtcatttcctaggcagaaggtatgctggacattttttctccctcagtccagtactttgcatttgtccttattaaatcgcattctattgttttctgcccatttgtccaacctgtccaggtctgccagttgttgttccctgccctccagtgtgtccacttctccccacagttttgtatcatctgcagacttggacagagtacacttcactcctttatccaagtcactgatgaagacattgaagagtatcggtccaaggactgagccctgcgggaccccactgcccacgtccttccaagtcgatatcgacccatccacaaccactctctgggtacgaccctctagccaatttgccacccaccagactgtgtaattaTCCAAGTCTCAGCCTCTTAATTTGTCCGCCAGTATGGAgtgggtgggataccatatcaaaggccttcctgaagtctaagtaaacgatgtctacccctactcctgcgtccaggtgttttgtaacctggtcatgaaaagagactagattagtcaggcatgatctacctgctatgaacctgtgctagtttccccttagcataatttttcctgctgggctctcacatgtatgagccttaataatcttttcaaagactttaccaaggatggaggtgagactgactggcctgtagttgcttggatgctccttcctccccttcttgaaaatagggaccactttggcccttttccagtcctccgggacctggcctgtgcactatgagtgctcaaatattcttgccagtagctgtgcaatgacatcagccagtgccttcagtaccctcggatggagctcatccgggcctgccaacttaaacacatccagtccttccaagtgactctgcactatctcagggtcaacgttgggtagtctggcaccctgctgctgcctctctacaatcccattgtgagacttgtcttgcccctcgtttaggaacactgaggcaaagaactcactgaggagttcagccttgtcccccctgtctgtcaccaattgcttttgcccattcggtagtggtcctattcctccctgggccttccttttactccctatatatctgaaaaacaattttttgttatccttaacttgggatgccatcctcagctccacggtagctttggcctttctaactgcctccctacaactgtgagctgaggaggtatactcctctttagtaatttctccctgtttccactgcttacatgcccccctttttgcccttaggctgctctggatttctctggttagccaaggaagcctcttggcccctttcccctgcatcaagattgtctccctctgtgcctgaaggatcgtttccttaaggcacagccacccttcctgggctcccatctcgtgAAATCTCCTaccctgcagtgcgtcattgactaaacacctgagctcactgaagtcaacctTGCTAAAGCCTAGCACTTcaaccctactagttacctttcccactctacgccttatgatgaattctattatttggtggtcactgtcccccagatgaccactgatctgtaggtcccctaccatgtcatcccacattgccagtaccaggtccagtaaggcattccccctagggGGCTATGTACATCCTGCATCAGGTGGACGTCctgcacacaggataggaacctgcgtgaatggtgggaatttgctgtctgtgtctcccagcagatgttagggtagtttaggtcccccatgactaccgcttccctagtctttatggtctctaagagctgcctcaggagttccaagtctagttcttccccttggtgtaggggtctgtagcagacccctaccactgAATTCCTTTCCCCTTGACCTACATGTatcttaacccacaatccttctactttctcctcctccaattccattttgataagggtcgatgtataacactccttgacatagagcacaacccctccccctctcctccctactgTATCATTTCTGTatagcttatagccctcaatgtgtggGCCATAAGAAACAATTTTCATAAGGAACAACTTACTTTGTCAGAAGCTATAAGTGCACCTGCAGGGAGGAGGTGTTCTATGTTATGTTAACATGTTTTGCATGCATTTATCACTGAAATAGACATATGTAAATGAGTACATTTGTCATTATCTACCAAGCACTTCAGTCATTTTGACTAGCCACACTGATGAGAATTGTAAAGACTAATAAGTGAATATTCAAGTCAATTTTCTTAAATTGCTTTTTCTCCACCAGGTGTAGAAATTTCCAAGGGATCACAAATTCCTTTTGTTCCTTCCAAACAAACTCAGAAGAGACCAAGTAAGTTTTGATCCTTTAAATTGCTTTGCAGCCTCTCTGAACAGCCAGAATATTAGCTTTTGCTCTAGATTCAGCTGATTGTTGTCTTGTGGAACATGTTTGGAGCTGTGTGAAGTTTTCAAAGGAGAATTCTATAATTTCTTACATATTATGAACAAAAGGCTTTCTGGAAACTGTCAAATGCCAAATGATTCATGCAATTAGAAAACATCCAGAAGCTATGCTGAGTTGCATTTCTTTTAATATACTTGATTATTCAATAcacacatgctttttttttcattctagaGCCAGTGGAAGCTTTCTGCATGTCACTGAAGGATTATTTCTGTGATGTGTGCAAGTTCATGCCCATGGAGCGTGAAGTAACTCTCGATCAGCTCTACATTGAAGGGGCTCTTTTGCAAGGTCAACATGAAACAAAGGGTGGAAAGAATATCATCAAGGGCATAGAGAAAGAGCCAGTTATATATGAtttggaagagaaggaaaaaacgGCTTTAGAAAGAAACCAAATATTTCAAGTCCCAGGAGGAAAAGAACTGGAAACCAAAATAATTGTGTTACTGGGAAAAGCAGGAATGGGCAAAAGTATTCTTGTTCAAAAGATCTGTCAAGATTGGTCCAATGGCAAGTTTTCTCAGTTTGAGTTTGTCTTTTTGTACGAATGCAGAAGACTGAGCTTGCCTGAGAAGCGATACAGCCTGAAGGATTTGCTACTTGAAGTCTTTGTCAGACCTCAAGAGGGAAAAGAGGAAGTCTTCAAGTACATATTGCAAAATCCCAGTAAAGTCCTCCTCATTTTTGATGGTTTTGAAGAACTGCAGGATCATGATGGCTTTACACATTTCCCAGACTGCCAATCTTACAAGGAGCTGTACAGCATGAGAGAGCTATTTGCAGGGCTCTTCCAAAAGAAGATACTCAGTGGTTGTACTTTATTACTAACAGCTAGACCCAAAGACAAGTTGAATCAGTACTTATCCAAAGTGGACAAGATAATTGAAATGGTAGGGTTCTCTCCACAACAGGTAGAATTATACATATCCAGATACTTTGAAGGATTACCGTACTGCAATGATGCAATTAAATTGATCAAAGATTGTCAGTATCTATTCAGCCATTGTTATAGCCCTGTCATGTGTAGATTCATTTGTTTTCTCTGTGAGATGGTGTTTGAAACGGGACACAAAGACTTGCCGTCAACACTGTCTACTCTCTTACTAAAATTCTTTCAAGAAAAACTGACACCTGCACAAACAGATGGGACAACCATAAAAAATCAACAGAACATTGACAAGCTAGCTCAGGTAGCCTGGAGTCTTGGTGAACATCATCAAAATGCTCTGAAGAGTGATCTCTTTCCCTCAAAAGAAATTAAAGAGTTTGCTCTGAAACATGGCTTTGTACTACCATTTACATTCCCAAAGCAATCAGGCAACAAGGAAGAAGAATTTGGCAGTGTATTCTCAAATTTCATTATCCAAAATTTTCTGGGTACACTTCATCTGGTGCTTGCAGAAGAGATCAAGGATAAAAGCCTCACAAAGTATTTTTCATTCCCATCCAGGAAGAAAAAGTCTCATAATTGGTTAGATTTGATGCCTCAGTTTTTGGCTGGAATATTATTCCTGCAGGATGACCCATACCTCTGTTCCCTTTCAAATAAAGATGTAAAGAAAATCATAACCAAGAAACAAAAAACActcttaaaatatattaaaagagtACAGATAAACAATCTCTGTCCAGAAAGGCTACTTGAGCTTTTCCACTGTGTTTATGAAACACAAGACCGCTATCTTTTGCAGAATATAGCTTTAAGACTTGAACGAGAGCTGTCTTTTCTGGGCACTCCGCTCACCCCACCTGATGTGTATGTGCTACGTTCTATTTTAAAAAGGTCAAAAAAGGAATTTGCCCTGGATCTGAGGAACAGTGCCATTGATCTACAGGGGATGAAAGACCTGGTTGGCCTGAAGAACGTGACGTCATTCAGGTTAGCCATTCCTTGTTGATAATACTGTGATGCCCTGGTGTAACACAAGAGGAGTCAGTCTAAATTAATTTACTTGTTTTTTGCCACTTACAGAGCTTCCCTCACTGATACGATCAGGCTCTGGGAGTCATTAGAGCAAACACAGGAATATGAGCTGCTGAAGATTTCAATACAAAAATTTGCGATTGATCCATTTAAGGCTAAAACAATGAGGGATATCAGTGATCTTTCTGGCTTTGTACACATGCAAGAGAAAATGATCCATTGGTAAGATCCATTCATAAATAATGACCTATTTACATGTGAGTGCTTATGAATTACAAGTCCTAGAGAGAGAAGTCCCCCAGTTGTTCACAGGGCAGGTAAAACAATGCAATGAAAGTATCCCTGTTGCCCCACCAATGTTTGCTATCTTGATGTGTAGCAGCCATCTTCGGGGAGCTCAAATCTTACTTCAGTCTTTGTACTGAAACTGCCAACGAAGAAGCCAGTTAGAAGTGTTTTTTTCAATGTCTCCCCACTATAGTTTTTAATACACTGTCTTTTAATACCTTTGAGGTATGTACCCTACAGTGAGTCTGCCCTATAGTGATCATTCCATAAATGGCTGTAATCTTATAGATTTGGTCCTTTAATTCAAGaagtaaaagcttttttttttttttttttttttttagatctatACATTCTGAGTTCATTGCTGCACACTTGAAATATGTCTTGTTTTTATACCTTTTGTTAAATATGTATTTGCTTCAAAGATTAAAATTCCATGTGTAcgttttgttttttctgctgtTACAATAGTTTCTAACATATGCCTTATTCTATTGTGATTTATTTAGCATGCAAGAGACATCTGGTTGCCAAATTCATGAAATTCCTGCTATCAAAAACCTTAAAAAATTAGAATTTGCGTAAGTAATATGTCTCTCCACTTGCTGACTTCTAAATTGTAGACTACTATAAGAATTTAATTCATTTTGCTGCAGGTTATTGACTATAAAAATATTAAGTAAAATCCATGTATTTACATTCTGCTAATTCAGACAAGGATTAAAAATTTATCACCAAAAAAAGGAAATGCCAATTTCCAAACCCTCCATTggtatagaacaaaaaaagaatcCACTGGTAGTATCCTGTTCTAATCAGTGGCTTTTTCATACACTAGGGTTTGTGAATTATGACAGGTGCTTGTTCTGTGATATTCCTATATAATCAAGGATGCTAAATTGATTTATGCTAGCTAATTTATGTTGTCCTTTCAGCTGTAAAGTATATTGCAGGTATTTTCCCTCATTAATAGGGAAAATTTCCATTTCTCGTTTCTGCAAAATTAGAATCATATAAACAAACCACTGTTAATCAAAAGTTCCTTCCTGTTCACAGTGAGCCAGCTGAGTGGCATCATTATTCAGCATTTTTCAATTGATTTTGGATTGTATCTTGGCCATAATTCAACTACCAAAGAAGAGATTATTGCACAAAAATGATAAAGTTGaaagcttttcttttcccctaCCATGTCATATTGATCATGACAGAACAGAGGGGGCACTGACAGCTGTGCAAGCCCTCGCTCTAATTCATGGagttttacataaagtgccatgagttagagcttcccttgcccccttgacccaacagacattcctCTGTTGGGTCAGGCGGGGGGGAAACACAGGTATCAGGCTCCACTTTAGAGCCAATCAAGCCTGAGGAGCCTGCCTGTGGCCTTTTACCCCCTCCTccaagctccagtgctgtctgcaggaagggagtgaggggaaaggggaggggagtgagcTGCAGGCTGAGGGGCTCCTGGCCTAAGCTGGAGTGGAGATGGGGGGCTGATACAGGGTGTCACTGTATATCTTCAGACTAAAATATGTTTGCTTCACCTGAGGTAAGTTTGGTAAGAATGCATTACAATGAATTAACGTACCCTTCAAATTGATATTGTTGTACTAGCTCCAGATGGCCTCCAGATGCAGCTGGTATTTGCATTCAGATGTTGActttgaggctaagtacagacatttggggaagttaAATCAGGTTCTAAATAGCCACCCAATTAAAACTTAGCTCGTCTTGGTGttgaccttacacttacagactcCGTCTCAGTGACTGGCAATCAGCCTAAACCTGGAGCTGAGATGTTCCATGTGTACAAACTGGTCTAAAAAGTagggaacctggtctaagataaacctggatctacaTAATATCAAACTTATTCAATCtaggtcaaactggtgcatggaacttctgtacactttcccTGGAGCTGTTCTTttcacccctccccttcctccaccccctacACTGGGCTACTTTCCCCCCCTCAGCCctttgttcccctcctccacccaaccAGGCAGCTCTCTCAACCCCCATCCGACAAGCTGTTCTGGGTGCAGCcacttttatcagcatttgctgGAGCCAACATGCCAGAGCAGAGCAAATAAATCCCAGTGCAGGGTGAGGCCAGAGGGATAAAGGTGTAGATTTGCTGGGAAGAAACCCTACTCCACCCACAGATCATGCCAGCCCCACTCATCCCACCCTTGGGTCGCACCAGACCTCCGCCCCTGGACTGACCCCTAATCCCTCCCAACATCCCCATCCTGACTTAGctgatattgggcagccattttgaaccaatTTAACCTCCTCCTAATGCCcccgaatgtctgtacttagccttatgGTCACATTATAGTACTATTTGAAGAATTTCAGTGAGGCTGAGGCAATATAACAGAAAACTCATGATTCTTTGCTCCTTGCTGCACACATTTGATTTATTCTTGTGCTGTTTAAGTACTATAAAAAGATTGTAACTTTTTTCTCATAGGCTGGGTCCAGCATGTGGTCCTCGGGGATTCTTAAGGCTTGTTGAAATTCTCGTGTCACTTCCATCTCTTCAGCAGCTAGAGTGAGTACTATTTTCCCCCAAATGTCCTTGTGTGGTGCTCAGTGGAACTTGATGGCAAGCAGCTTCCAATAAAGTAACAAACAAGATGTCAAGGCCTCT from Alligator mississippiensis isolate rAllMis1 chromosome 13, rAllMis1, whole genome shotgun sequence includes these protein-coding regions:
- the CIITA gene encoding MHC class II transactivator, yielding MNLFKEILPRVRKILSSATLSDAHALLSLMLKEDVISKEYYQTLLHEKDREDLARKISLTFVEKWDLCLNTLVPLCYLKLCNNKHQSTTDGDSSLNRVLAGNKRQTMDSSILTENSFLDLLHSDIDPVHLYTLLDAKSIENAESEVLTDPETDTINHDQFNNLDIFYTMENSESGEELYICSNTREAYARIAGLAEYVLKDPQERQMEDTFAGNLIFDEMATESTEGFTDVKMQKCHKRTFLGTAENHSDTSEPKCRKTVDSPAVSTVNSSFLSVTLSGSPVNSSSFSLLHIPFSVTTISPTGRSFIAPGSIPNCLPVSAKGIQVIPGFPALPQQIISLPVRNGASDIIVCPGSSFPTETSQLASPILPVNLSGVEISKGSQIPFVPSKQTQKRPKPVEAFCMSLKDYFCDVCKFMPMEREVTLDQLYIEGALLQGQHETKGGKNIIKGIEKEPVIYDLEEKEKTALERNQIFQVPGGKELETKIIVLLGKAGMGKSILVQKICQDWSNGKFSQFEFVFLYECRRLSLPEKRYSLKDLLLEVFVRPQEGKEEVFKYILQNPSKVLLIFDGFEELQDHDGFTHFPDCQSYKELYSMRELFAGLFQKKILSGCTLLLTARPKDKLNQYLSKVDKIIEMVGFSPQQVELYISRYFEGLPYCNDAIKLIKDCQYLFSHCYSPVMCRFICFLCEMVFETGHKDLPSTLSTLLLKFFQEKLTPAQTDGTTIKNQQNIDKLAQVAWSLGEHHQNALKSDLFPSKEIKEFALKHGFVLPFTFPKQSGNKEEEFGSVFSNFIIQNFLGTLHLVLAEEIKDKSLTKYFSFPSRKKKSHNWLDLMPQFLAGILFLQDDPYLCSLSNKDVKKIITKKQKTLLKYIKRVQINNLCPERLLELFHCVYETQDRYLLQNIALRLERELSFLGTPLTPPDVYVLRSILKRSKKEFALDLRNSAIDLQGMKDLVGLKNVTSFRASLTDTIRLWESLEQTQEYELLKISIQKFAIDPFKAKTMRDISDLSGFVHMQEKMIHCMQETSGCQIHEIPAIKNLKKLEFALGPACGPRGFLRLVEILVSLPSLQQLDLDALSENGIGDEGVKSLSQVFSQLTSLEVLNLSQNKITDLGAENLATALPSLSSLKTLSLYNNSICDAGAENIAKVLPAMASLRVLDVQYNKITDAGAQRLSGSLRKCPHMKSLAMWNPTIPYGVLEHLQQLDSRIIL